A region of Lacinutrix sp. Hel_I_90 DNA encodes the following proteins:
- the gldN gene encoding gliding motility protein GldN yields the protein MNYKSLLAIVCGVVFTSTTFAQANILNAKTPKEIGVRTDQQKALDNDKPLEYGYVDDRDIMFAKMTWEKVILDERVNFPLYYPVDTNNIGNNRRSLYDVLTKAIVEGKIENVYNDSYFTGKRTAVELADITTKIDTLDIGYDQFNADGFVDPEYITTRKIASYDISAYLIKGMWYFDKRQGELKYRLLGIAPAAPDVNFIDSKDEANRKPNALFWVFYPDARQVLHDAKSFNSKNSAVPFSFDHILNSRRFNGIITREENVYGDRKVEEYIAENALMQLLESRRIKDKIRNFELDMWSY from the coding sequence ATGAACTATAAATCTTTATTAGCAATCGTATGTGGTGTAGTATTTACTTCTACTACCTTTGCTCAGGCTAACATTCTAAATGCTAAAACTCCAAAAGAGATTGGCGTGAGAACTGACCAACAAAAAGCTTTAGATAACGATAAACCCCTAGAATATGGGTATGTTGATGATAGAGATATCATGTTTGCTAAAATGACTTGGGAAAAAGTGATTTTAGATGAACGTGTTAACTTTCCATTATATTATCCTGTGGATACTAATAATATTGGAAATAACAGACGTTCATTATACGATGTATTGACAAAAGCAATTGTCGAAGGTAAAATAGAAAACGTTTATAACGATTCTTATTTTACTGGTAAACGTACCGCTGTAGAATTAGCAGACATCACAACTAAAATAGATACTTTAGATATTGGTTACGACCAATTTAATGCAGATGGTTTTGTAGATCCAGAGTATATTACTACTCGGAAAATTGCTTCTTATGATATTAGCGCCTACTTAATTAAAGGGATGTGGTATTTTGATAAACGTCAAGGAGAATTAAAGTACCGTCTATTAGGTATTGCACCAGCTGCACCAGATGTTAACTTTATTGATTCTAAAGATGAGGCCAACAGAAAACCTAATGCATTATTTTGGGTGTTCTATCCAGATGCTAGACAAGTATTACATGATGCTAAATCGTTTAACTCTAAAAACAGTGCCGTTCCATTTTCATTCGATCACATTTTAAACTCAAGACGTTTTAATGGAATCATTACAAGAGAAGAAAACGTATACGGTGACCGTAAAGTTGAAGAATATATTGCTGAAAATGCATTGATGCAACTCTTAGAGTCTAGACGTATCAAAGATAAAATTAGAAACTTTGAATTAGATATGTGGTCATATTAA